A DNA window from Vigna angularis cultivar LongXiaoDou No.4 chromosome 1, ASM1680809v1, whole genome shotgun sequence contains the following coding sequences:
- the LOC108319109 gene encoding 1-Cys peroxiredoxin — protein sequence MPGLTIGDTIPDLDVQTTQGRIKLHPFCADAWTILFSHPGDFTPVCTTELGKMAEYSSEFSQRGVKLLGLSCDDVESHKEWIKDIEAYTPGCKVNYPIISDPEREIIKKLNMVDPDEKDSTGNLPSRALHIVGPDLKIKLSFLYPATTGRNMDEVLRVIESLQKASKFKVATPANWKSGDPVVISPTVTNDQAKDMFSQGFKTVDLPSKKEYMRFTKV from the exons ATGCCAGGCCTTACCATCGGAGACACCATTCCTGACCTTGATGTTCAAACAACTCAAGGCAGAATCAAACTCCATCCCTTCTGTGCTGATGCATGGACCATCCTCTTTTCTCACCCAG GTGATTTTACCCCAGTTTGTACCACCGAGCTTGGCAAAATGGCTGAGTATTCCAGTGAGTTTTCTCAGAGAGGAGTGAAATTATTGGGTTTATCCTGTGATGATGTGGAATCTCACAAGGAGTGGATCAAAGACATCGAAGCCTATACT CCAGGTTGCAAAGTGAATTATCCAATAATCTCTGATCCCGAGAGAGAAATCATCAAGAAACTGAACATGGTTGACCCTGATGAGAAAGACTCCACTGGAAACCTACCCTCCAGGGCTCTTCATATCGTGGGCCCAGATCTGAAG ATCAAGCTGAGTTTTCTGTACCCTGCAACTACTGGGAGGAACATGGATGAGGTGCTGAGGGTGATAGAGTCCTTGCAGAAGGCTTCTAAGTTCAAAGTTGCAACCCCAGCAAACTGGAAGTCAGGGGATCCTGTTGTCATTTCTCCTACTGTAACCAATGACCAAGCCAAAGACATGTTCTCTCAAGGTTTCAAGACGGTTGATCTCCCATCAAAGAAGGAATATATGCGTTTCACCAAAGTTTGA